In Nymphaea colorata isolate Beijing-Zhang1983 chromosome 5, ASM883128v2, whole genome shotgun sequence, one genomic interval encodes:
- the LOC116253925 gene encoding bifunctional monothiol glutaredoxin-S16, chloroplastic — translation MATVTNFCILSSPKTKQASLAPTATILPSLPAATAAFPAKASWGIRRVCGKPNLRERELHSGPRRVSVVTRAVRKLEESETISIEAESTGQVPSLSGVYAVYDNEGTLQFIGISRNIAASVSTHLKTVRHLCSSVKVGILEDPDRSALVDAWKSWMEEHIAETGNVPPGNESGNSTWVRQPAKAKPDLRLTPGHGKQLTVPLEELIDKLVKEIEVVVFIKGSRNAPQCGFSQRVLGILNSHGVDYESVNVLDEEYNFGLREALKEYSNWPTFPQIFVRGELIGGADILASMEEKGELASLFNK, via the exons ATGGCGACGGTCACCAATTTTTGCATTCTAAGCTCACCCAAGACAAAGCAGGCGTCCTTGGCTCCGACGGCGACAATTCTTCCCTCCCTTCCTGCTGCCACCGCCGCCTTCCCCGCGAAGGCGTCCTGGGGAATCCGACGGGTGTGCGGTAAGCCCAACCTCAGGGAGCGGGAGCTCCACAGTGGCCCCAGGAGGGTGTCGGTGGTGACGAGGGCAGTTAGGAAGCTAGAAGAATCGGAAACCATATCAATAGAGGCGGAGTCCACCGGGCAGGTCCCCTCGCTGTCGGGTGTTTACGCGGTTTACGACAATGAAGGTACACTTCAGTTCATCGGGATATCGAGGAACATCGCCGCCAGCGTTTCCACCCATCTGAAAACCGTTCGTCACCTCTGCAGCTCCGTTAAG GTTGGCATATTGGAGGATCCAGATCGATCAGCCCTAGTTGATGCATGGAAGTCGTGGATGGAAGAACACATTGCAGAAACAGGGAATGTCCCACCAGGAAATGAATCAGGCAACTCGACATGGGTGCGCCAACCCGCTAAAGCCAAACCCGACCTCAGGCTGACACCAGGTCATGGAAAACAATTGACAGTGCCGCTGGAGGAGTTGATCGACAAACTGGTCAAGGAGATAGAGGTGGTGGTGTTCATCAAAGGATCGAGGAATGCTCCTCAATGTGGTTTCTCACAGAGGGTGCTTGGAATTCTCAACTCTCATGGCGTTGATTATGAGAGCGTCAATGTTCTTGATGAAGAATACAACTTTGGACTAAGGGAGGCGCTCAAAGAGTACAGCAACTGGCCCACCTTCCCACAGATCTTTGTGAGGGGTGAGTTGATTGGTGGGGCTGACATTCTTGCCTCCATGGAAGAAAAGGGCGAACTTGCTTCACTCTTCAATAAATAA